A genomic segment from Nonomuraea helvata encodes:
- a CDS encoding 2,3,4,5-tetrahydropyridine-2,6-dicarboxylate N-succinyltransferase, translating into MSDLSSSSPLSAVVDELWERRAELSPADAEARQAIVGAVDLLDRGEARVARVVGGEVVVDERAKRAILLSFKVLGMARSQVGDFQHHDRIPLKSSFEGVRVVPGAIARWGSYLAPGVVLMPSFTNIGAYVDEGTMVDTWATVGSCAQIGKNVHLSGGAGIGGVLEPPNAAPVVVEDGALIGSRSMIVEGARVGEGAVVGAGTILSGSIPVIDVQTGEELARGRVPAWCVAVGGTRQKEFPGGTFGLPCVLVLKRLEPGQRHDKAALNEVLREHGVDT; encoded by the coding sequence ATGAGTGATCTGAGCAGCTCCTCACCGCTCTCCGCGGTGGTGGACGAGTTGTGGGAGCGTCGTGCGGAGCTGTCGCCGGCCGATGCGGAGGCGCGCCAGGCGATCGTCGGCGCGGTGGACCTGCTGGACCGTGGTGAGGCCAGGGTCGCGCGCGTCGTGGGCGGCGAGGTGGTCGTGGACGAGCGCGCCAAGCGGGCCATCCTGCTCAGCTTCAAGGTGCTCGGCATGGCACGCTCGCAGGTGGGCGACTTCCAGCACCACGACAGGATCCCGCTCAAGAGCTCGTTCGAGGGGGTGCGCGTGGTGCCGGGCGCGATCGCCCGCTGGGGCTCGTACCTGGCGCCCGGCGTGGTGCTGATGCCGTCGTTCACGAACATCGGCGCGTACGTCGACGAAGGGACCATGGTGGACACCTGGGCCACGGTCGGCTCGTGCGCTCAGATCGGGAAAAATGTGCACTTGTCGGGTGGGGCCGGCATCGGCGGCGTGCTGGAGCCGCCGAACGCGGCGCCGGTCGTCGTCGAGGACGGCGCGCTGATCGGCAGCAGATCGATGATCGTCGAGGGCGCCCGGGTGGGCGAGGGCGCGGTCGTCGGCGCGGGAACGATCCTGTCGGGCTCGATCCCCGTGATCGACGTGCAGACCGGCGAGGAGCTGGCCCGCGGCCGCGTTCCCGCCTGGTGCGTGGCCGTCGGCGGCACCCGGCAGAAGGAGTTCCCCGGCGGCACGTTCGGCCTGCCGTGCGTGCTGGTGCTCAAGCGCCTGGAGCCGGGGCAGCGACACGACAAGGCGGCGCTCAACGAGGTGCTGCGCGAACACGGAGTGGACACCTGA
- a CDS encoding DUF4178 domain-containing protein, with protein MSMTSMVVLGLSVATVLLLLGAFLATLRRDGKGRTSAPPAEVAPVGTPLPAPVSVPGHAGTDYTDPRTIRVGDRIEVHGSPARVLGAMHISWQGQEWTEYLLRDRTRRFQWLSVEVHAGDPPHLEVELWTDVPTQGMVPAKSMLIMEGVEFFPIERGTAAFRSEGDTGHPERGLLDFADYRASDGRLLSFERIQGQSWTASYAQPLPPGSITIVRRAS; from the coding sequence ATGAGCATGACCTCCATGGTCGTACTCGGGCTGAGCGTCGCCACTGTCCTGTTGCTGCTGGGGGCCTTCCTGGCCACCCTGCGGCGAGACGGGAAGGGCCGTACGAGTGCGCCGCCGGCTGAGGTCGCTCCCGTCGGGACCCCGCTGCCGGCGCCGGTGAGCGTGCCCGGGCATGCCGGCACCGACTACACCGACCCTCGCACCATCCGGGTCGGCGACCGGATCGAGGTGCACGGGTCCCCGGCGCGTGTGCTCGGCGCCATGCACATCTCGTGGCAGGGGCAGGAGTGGACCGAGTACCTCCTTCGTGACCGCACGCGCCGCTTCCAGTGGCTGTCGGTGGAGGTGCACGCCGGTGACCCGCCGCACCTGGAGGTGGAGCTCTGGACGGACGTGCCCACGCAGGGCATGGTCCCGGCCAAGAGCATGTTGATCATGGAGGGCGTGGAGTTCTTCCCGATCGAGCGCGGCACGGCGGCCTTCCGCAGCGAGGGCGACACGGGGCACCCTGAGCGGGGCCTGCTGGACTTCGCCGACTACCGCGCCTCGGACGGGCGGCTGCTGTCGTTCGAACGCATCCAGGGGCAGTCCTGGACGGCCAGCTACGCCCAGCCCCTGCCGCCCGGCTCCATCACCATCGTCCGCCGCGCGTCCTGA
- the dapC gene encoding succinyldiaminopimelate transaminase: MSTATTLENRVNKLPDFPWDRLEPYKERALAHPDGIVDLSIGTPVDPVPQIVQDALVQAADSPGYPFTHGTKALREAAAGWLRRRHGVTVDQQDVLPLIGSKEFVAWLPTYLGARRVVFPELAYPTYDVGARLAGAVGTASDSTVALGPERVDLIWVNSPGNPTGRVLPAEHLRKVVSWARERGTIVASDECYIELGWEEEPVSILHPDVCGGSHEGLLAVHSLSKRSNLAGYRAGFVTGDPVLVKRLLETRKHAGMLMPQPVQAAMTVAFGDDAHADRQRELYAARRALLRPALERAGWHIDHSTAGLYFWASNGQSAWDQVAKLSEIGILVAPGEFYGSAGERHIRIAVTATDERIGAAVRRLQ; this comes from the coding sequence ATGAGTACGGCAACAACCCTGGAGAACCGCGTGAACAAGCTGCCCGACTTCCCCTGGGACCGTTTGGAGCCGTACAAGGAACGCGCGCTCGCACATCCCGACGGCATCGTCGACCTCTCGATCGGCACTCCGGTCGATCCCGTGCCGCAGATCGTCCAGGACGCCCTCGTGCAGGCGGCCGACAGTCCCGGCTACCCCTTCACCCACGGCACCAAGGCACTGCGCGAGGCCGCGGCCGGGTGGCTGCGGCGCAGGCACGGCGTCACCGTCGACCAGCAGGACGTGCTCCCGCTGATCGGCTCCAAGGAGTTCGTCGCCTGGCTGCCCACCTACCTGGGCGCCAGGCGGGTCGTCTTCCCCGAGCTGGCCTACCCCACGTACGACGTGGGCGCCCGGCTGGCCGGGGCGGTGGGCACGGCCTCCGACAGCACGGTCGCGCTCGGTCCCGAGCGCGTCGACCTGATCTGGGTCAACTCCCCGGGCAACCCCACGGGCCGGGTGCTGCCCGCCGAGCACCTGCGCAAGGTGGTGTCCTGGGCGCGTGAGCGCGGCACGATCGTGGCCTCCGACGAGTGCTACATCGAGCTCGGCTGGGAGGAAGAGCCCGTCTCGATCCTCCACCCCGACGTCTGCGGCGGCTCCCACGAGGGGCTGCTCGCGGTCCACTCGCTCTCCAAGCGCTCCAACCTGGCCGGCTACCGCGCCGGGTTCGTGACGGGCGACCCCGTCCTGGTCAAGCGGCTGCTGGAGACGCGCAAGCACGCCGGCATGCTCATGCCGCAGCCCGTACAGGCCGCCATGACGGTCGCGTTCGGCGACGACGCGCACGCCGACCGGCAGCGCGAGCTGTACGCCGCCCGCCGCGCCCTGCTGCGGCCCGCGCTCGAGCGGGCCGGGTGGCACATCGACCATTCGACGGCCGGACTGTACTTCTGGGCGTCGAACGGGCAGAGCGCCTGGGACCAGGTAGCCAAGCTCTCCGAAATCGGCATTTTGGTCGCGCCGGGAGAGTTCTACGGATCGGCTGGTGAGCGGCACATCCGTATCGCCGTCACGGCGACTGATGAGCGGATCGGTGCGGCGGTGCGCCGCCTCCAGTAG
- the fdxA gene encoding ferredoxin encodes MTYVIAQPCVDVLDKACIEECPVDCIYEGERMLYIHPDECVDCGACEPVCPVEAIFYEDDLPEQWKDFYKANVEFFEELGSPGGASKVGKIDKDHSVVAALPPQGEDH; translated from the coding sequence GTGACCTACGTCATCGCGCAGCCTTGCGTGGACGTCCTGGACAAGGCGTGCATCGAGGAATGCCCCGTCGATTGCATCTACGAGGGCGAGCGCATGCTTTACATCCACCCCGACGAGTGCGTGGACTGCGGCGCTTGTGAGCCTGTATGCCCCGTCGAGGCGATTTTCTATGAGGACGACCTCCCCGAGCAGTGGAAGGACTTCTACAAGGCGAACGTGGAGTTCTTCGAGGAGCTCGGCTCGCCGGGTGGCGCGTCGAAGGTCGGCAAGATAGACAAGGACCACTCGGTGGTGGCAGCCCTGCCGCCGCAGGGTGAGGACCACTAG
- a CDS encoding ABC transporter substrate-binding protein, with amino-acid sequence MTVRTCAAAAAAILASAGCGASSTEQPSAQKSLPPINVQAGSMKAGFTTMDRLVEAAKHEGQLNVIGLPRDWVNYGEVIDTFTDKYGIKVNELEPGASSKRELDAAAQLKPDVFDLTMDMAVAGADRFAPYKVQGWQDLPDDVKDPAGAWYAGYGGYMSIGYDPRAVKPPASFADLLKPEYRVALDGDPLRSEGAFDGVMAASMQAGMPRPEQGLALFAKLKQAGRLTDPAKANVVVAWDHLNAARSAAHPDAWKVTIPRDAPLGDYHMLAINKAAPHPAAARLWEEFVLSDEGQNLLQKGFARPARGEAMLMKGTLDTEQNAKLPKAPSRPVLMTIPQADAAKEYLKREWTKSVG; translated from the coding sequence GTGACCGTACGTACCTGCGCCGCCGCAGCAGCAGCCATTCTCGCCAGCGCCGGATGTGGCGCGTCGTCCACAGAGCAGCCCTCGGCCCAGAAGAGCCTGCCGCCGATCAACGTCCAGGCGGGCTCGATGAAGGCCGGCTTCACGACCATGGACCGGCTCGTCGAGGCCGCCAAGCACGAGGGCCAGCTCAACGTGATCGGGCTGCCCCGCGACTGGGTCAACTACGGCGAGGTCATCGACACGTTCACCGACAAGTACGGGATCAAGGTCAACGAGCTGGAGCCGGGGGCGAGCAGCAAGCGTGAGCTGGACGCCGCCGCGCAGCTCAAGCCGGACGTGTTCGACCTGACCATGGACATGGCCGTCGCCGGGGCCGACCGGTTCGCGCCGTACAAGGTGCAGGGCTGGCAGGACCTGCCCGACGACGTCAAGGACCCCGCCGGCGCCTGGTACGCCGGTTACGGCGGCTACATGTCCATCGGGTACGACCCGCGCGCGGTCAAGCCGCCCGCCTCCTTCGCCGACCTGCTCAAGCCCGAGTACCGGGTCGCGCTCGACGGCGACCCGCTGCGCTCGGAGGGCGCGTTCGACGGCGTGATGGCCGCCTCGATGCAGGCGGGGATGCCGCGGCCGGAGCAGGGGCTGGCGCTGTTCGCCAAGCTCAAGCAGGCCGGCCGGCTCACCGATCCGGCCAAGGCCAACGTGGTCGTGGCCTGGGACCACCTCAACGCGGCCCGCAGCGCCGCCCACCCCGACGCCTGGAAGGTGACGATCCCGCGGGACGCGCCGCTCGGCGACTACCACATGCTGGCCATCAACAAGGCGGCCCCGCACCCGGCCGCGGCCCGGCTCTGGGAGGAGTTCGTGCTCTCGGACGAGGGCCAGAACCTGCTCCAGAAAGGCTTCGCCCGCCCCGCGCGCGGCGAGGCGATGCTCATGAAGGGCACGCTTGACACGGAGCAGAACGCGAAACTTCCCAAGGCGCCCAGCCGTCCGGTCCTCATGACGATTCCGCAGGCAGACGCGGCGAAGGAGTACCTCAAGCGAGAATGGACCAAGAGTGTCGGATGA
- a CDS encoding class I SAM-dependent methyltransferase has protein sequence MRYDTPSLERWNSRAYDSSFGYVSTQGAPLVDLLDPRPGERVLDLGCGTGVLTAQIAFRGADVLGIDGSPAMIEKALAQYPGINFIVGDGHDFTIVNPYDAVFSNAALHWMSRDPSAVIANVREALTPGGRFVAEMGGAGNCAELTAAMLTAWREYGLREPELPWYFPTPAEYARRLEQEGFVVRLLEYFDRPTPLDECPGGAADWVRMFAAPVLEGLPPEIVEPLLHRVNELAAPALRRETGWMADYVRLRFAAVRR, from the coding sequence TTGCGATACGACACACCGAGTTTGGAGCGGTGGAACAGTCGCGCCTACGACAGCAGCTTCGGCTACGTCTCGACGCAGGGCGCGCCGCTCGTCGACCTGCTGGATCCGCGGCCCGGCGAGCGCGTGCTCGACCTCGGGTGCGGCACGGGCGTGCTCACCGCGCAGATCGCCTTCAGGGGCGCCGACGTGCTGGGCATCGACGGCTCGCCGGCGATGATCGAGAAGGCCCTGGCGCAGTATCCGGGGATCAACTTCATCGTCGGCGACGGGCACGACTTCACCATCGTGAACCCGTACGACGCGGTCTTCTCCAACGCGGCCCTGCACTGGATGAGCCGCGACCCCAGCGCGGTGATCGCCAACGTGCGCGAGGCGCTGACCCCCGGCGGGCGTTTCGTCGCCGAGATGGGCGGGGCCGGCAACTGCGCCGAGCTGACCGCCGCGATGCTGACCGCCTGGCGCGAGTACGGCCTGCGCGAGCCCGAGCTGCCGTGGTACTTCCCCACGCCTGCCGAGTACGCCCGCCGCCTCGAGCAGGAAGGCTTCGTGGTCAGGTTGCTGGAATACTTCGACCGGCCGACCCCGCTCGACGAGTGCCCGGGAGGCGCCGCCGACTGGGTGCGCATGTTCGCCGCGCCGGTGCTCGAAGGGCTCCCGCCCGAGATCGTGGAGCCCTTGCTCCATCGCGTGAACGAGTTGGCCGCGCCCGCGCTCCGCAGGGAGACTGGCTGGATGGCCGACTACGTGCGCCTACGCTTTGCCGCTGTTCGGCGTTGA
- a CDS encoding UvrD-helicase domain-containing protein: protein MPRLAIGPEFPRELSALAQPVRRDAVVALRRFMLNVAGAPHPERVRGGRDPRVATLRLAEGHRGVVVRQREVYWLRTVLPDPDAWSYARRHRYGVNPVIGVVEEWDAEALERVEPALRRSAGPSGLFDPICDGDLMGLGLDVHALPLFRLITTEADVAALEPLLPPTQHAPLAVLARGGSLSDAWRELQAWRATDEETGHIDPEDLHAALRRSPDRAVFVADKVELDRVLDAPDWCMFLQPPQHRLATAGRYDRPMLVVGGAGTGKTVVALHRAAHLAAHGSGPVLLVTFSQGLADDLSAKLDRLIADEVIRKRIEVDNAERLALRIVADAEGRRPALVGPEARTLAQLTDEALRLLSLATGDLLDDVDPGRKPYRHIVVDEAQDVSPAQWRLLRAAVPRAPDDLFVVGDPHQRITDTRVTLGAVGIPAVQYTLRISYRLPQELLSFAVRMRGAPASGLVKGMTDMYGLRATRNGDRPIIRAYDTPEAELAGLRATIESWLADGVPADEIAVGARNPRLAREARRALSGLDVQTSTFQHLKGLEFERVALIGVAEGVVPEPPPEEPDARARALQRERSILFVACTRARAMLYISHSGRGSPFLSA, encoded by the coding sequence GTGCCGCGGCTCGCGATCGGCCCCGAGTTCCCCAGGGAGCTCAGCGCACTGGCCCAGCCGGTGCGCAGGGACGCCGTGGTCGCGCTGCGCCGGTTCATGCTGAACGTGGCCGGCGCCCCGCACCCCGAGCGGGTCAGGGGCGGCCGCGACCCCCGGGTCGCGACGCTGCGGCTCGCCGAGGGCCACCGCGGGGTGGTGGTGCGGCAGCGGGAGGTGTACTGGCTGCGCACGGTCCTGCCCGACCCCGACGCCTGGTCGTACGCGCGCCGCCACAGGTACGGCGTCAACCCCGTGATCGGCGTCGTCGAGGAGTGGGACGCCGAGGCGCTCGAACGCGTCGAGCCGGCGTTACGCAGGTCGGCCGGCCCCTCCGGGCTGTTCGACCCGATCTGCGACGGGGACCTGATGGGGCTGGGCCTGGACGTGCACGCGCTGCCGCTGTTCCGGCTGATCACCACCGAGGCCGACGTCGCCGCCCTCGAACCCCTGCTCCCGCCCACTCAGCACGCCCCGCTGGCCGTGCTCGCCAGGGGCGGCTCGCTCTCCGACGCGTGGCGTGAGCTGCAGGCCTGGCGCGCGACGGACGAGGAGACCGGCCACATCGACCCCGAGGACCTGCACGCGGCACTGCGGCGCAGCCCCGACAGGGCGGTGTTCGTCGCCGACAAGGTCGAGCTGGACCGGGTGCTCGACGCACCTGACTGGTGCATGTTCCTGCAGCCGCCGCAGCACCGGCTGGCCACGGCCGGCCGCTACGACCGCCCGATGCTGGTCGTGGGCGGCGCGGGCACCGGCAAGACGGTCGTCGCCCTGCACCGGGCCGCCCATCTGGCCGCGCACGGATCGGGCCCCGTGCTGCTGGTGACGTTCTCGCAGGGGCTGGCCGACGACCTGTCGGCCAAGCTCGACCGGCTGATCGCGGACGAGGTCATCCGCAAGCGGATCGAAGTGGACAACGCCGAACGCCTGGCCCTGCGCATCGTGGCCGACGCCGAGGGCCGCCGCCCGGCGCTGGTCGGCCCGGAGGCGCGTACGCTGGCCCAGCTGACGGACGAGGCGCTGAGGCTGCTCTCCCTGGCGACGGGCGATCTGCTCGACGACGTGGATCCCGGGCGCAAGCCGTACCGTCACATCGTCGTGGACGAGGCGCAGGATGTCAGCCCGGCCCAGTGGCGGCTGCTGCGCGCGGCGGTGCCGCGGGCGCCCGATGACCTGTTCGTGGTCGGCGACCCGCACCAGCGGATCACCGACACGCGGGTGACGCTCGGCGCGGTGGGCATCCCCGCGGTGCAGTACACGCTCAGGATCTCCTACCGGCTGCCCCAGGAGCTGCTCTCCTTCGCCGTGCGGATGCGCGGCGCCCCGGCCAGCGGCCTGGTCAAGGGCATGACCGATATGTACGGCCTGCGCGCGACGCGCAACGGCGACCGCCCGATCATCAGGGCGTACGACACGCCGGAAGCGGAGCTGGCCGGGCTGCGCGCCACGATCGAGTCCTGGCTGGCGGACGGCGTGCCCGCGGACGAGATCGCCGTCGGGGCGCGCAACCCGCGGCTGGCGCGCGAGGCCAGGCGGGCGCTGAGCGGCCTGGACGTGCAGACGTCGACGTTCCAGCATCTCAAGGGCCTGGAGTTCGAGCGGGTGGCGCTCATCGGCGTGGCGGAGGGCGTGGTGCCCGAGCCGCCGCCGGAAGAGCCTGACGCCAGGGCTCGTGCCCTGCAGCGCGAACGGAGCATACTGTTCGTCGCCTGCACGCGTGCGCGTGCGATGCTCTATATCTCCCATTCCGGAAGAGGAAGCCCGTTTTTGTCAGCTTAA
- a CDS encoding sigma factor-like helix-turn-helix DNA-binding protein, translating to MNLSLSDLAPPLRWTSPGQIAPIVEEPQLPGAWWQAIPLDRACAIVGTQTVAGHLADLAAACWGHLMVGDILPLLRFSDPAESERTPEMLGKDVVQKLFSGVFDRLLEPAPEALPVSAPSRPDRPLPELIDELFGALDDRQRAIARDRLYAAQRATLDELAQRFSVTRERIRQIERDLRDHVEAWLGKPDAAALVAHVSWLRGRLGSAVPADDLQVAVPWHRTELRSLGIPVWRFVRTLLTGYEQADGWLVAGGADELREKTRQLFTDGPRPLGEAVTMVAQLGVREDVAERWILAVPQLRVLGQHVVPWPRSINEKAEAVLAVAGTPLSPEEIQERIGEDYSLVGIRNQLTADERFRRVDRNKYGLTRWGGDEYLGIREMIAREIERAGGEASVSTIVTNLTSKYDVSESSVRAYSGGPGFERTQRGWIRVAGTAPGGEAEPYQPRKDVSETRRSFRSRDGRWWHRVDVNAEHLRGSGSPLPTGFAAYLGMAPGGQLTASTPSGDVVISWHNQPTMGSIRNVLADSKASEGDHVFLTVSDGGELLTRYLPAAPVGMPPVNRALYLIGYTAPISSEMEGLRLIGARIGLPNTATREEVLARLRERGDRDILGFLGG from the coding sequence ATGAACCTCAGCCTGAGCGACCTCGCGCCACCCCTGCGATGGACCTCCCCTGGTCAGATCGCGCCGATCGTGGAGGAGCCACAGCTGCCCGGGGCCTGGTGGCAGGCGATCCCTCTCGATCGCGCGTGCGCCATCGTCGGGACGCAGACCGTGGCCGGCCACCTGGCCGACCTCGCTGCGGCCTGCTGGGGTCATCTGATGGTCGGCGACATCCTTCCGTTGCTGCGCTTCTCCGATCCCGCCGAGTCCGAGCGGACGCCGGAGATGCTCGGCAAGGACGTCGTGCAGAAGCTGTTCAGCGGCGTGTTCGATCGGCTGCTGGAGCCCGCGCCCGAGGCGCTGCCCGTGTCCGCGCCGTCCAGGCCGGACCGGCCGCTGCCCGAGCTGATCGACGAGCTGTTCGGGGCGCTGGACGACCGGCAGCGGGCCATCGCCCGCGACCGGCTCTACGCGGCGCAGCGGGCCACCCTCGACGAACTCGCGCAGCGCTTCTCGGTCACGCGGGAGCGGATCAGGCAGATCGAGCGCGACCTGCGCGATCACGTGGAGGCCTGGCTCGGCAAGCCGGACGCGGCCGCCCTGGTGGCGCACGTCTCCTGGCTGCGCGGCCGGCTGGGGTCCGCGGTCCCGGCCGACGACCTCCAGGTCGCCGTGCCGTGGCACCGCACCGAGCTGCGCTCGCTGGGGATCCCGGTGTGGCGGTTCGTGCGTACGCTGCTGACCGGCTACGAGCAGGCCGACGGGTGGCTCGTGGCGGGCGGCGCGGACGAGCTGAGGGAGAAGACACGGCAGCTGTTCACCGACGGGCCGCGCCCGCTCGGCGAGGCGGTGACCATGGTGGCCCAGCTCGGCGTGCGCGAGGACGTGGCCGAGCGGTGGATCCTCGCCGTGCCGCAGCTGCGCGTGCTCGGCCAGCACGTGGTGCCGTGGCCGCGCAGCATCAACGAGAAGGCCGAGGCGGTGCTGGCGGTGGCGGGCACGCCGCTGTCGCCCGAGGAGATCCAGGAGCGCATCGGCGAGGACTACAGCCTGGTCGGCATCCGCAACCAGCTCACCGCCGACGAGCGCTTCCGCCGGGTCGACAGGAACAAGTACGGCCTGACGCGGTGGGGCGGCGACGAGTACCTGGGGATCAGGGAGATGATCGCCAGAGAGATCGAGCGGGCCGGGGGTGAGGCCTCGGTGAGCACGATCGTGACGAACCTCACCTCCAAGTACGACGTCAGCGAGAGCTCGGTGCGCGCGTACTCGGGCGGTCCCGGGTTCGAGCGCACGCAGCGGGGCTGGATCAGGGTGGCGGGCACCGCGCCCGGCGGTGAGGCGGAGCCGTACCAGCCGCGTAAGGACGTGTCGGAAACGCGGCGCAGCTTCCGCTCCCGCGACGGCCGCTGGTGGCACCGGGTGGACGTCAACGCCGAGCACCTGCGCGGGTCCGGTTCGCCGCTGCCCACCGGCTTCGCCGCGTACCTCGGCATGGCGCCGGGCGGGCAGCTCACCGCCTCGACACCGTCCGGCGACGTCGTGATCAGCTGGCACAACCAGCCGACCATGGGCTCGATCCGCAACGTGCTGGCCGACTCCAAGGCGAGCGAGGGCGACCACGTGTTCCTGACCGTGTCGGACGGCGGCGAGCTGCTGACCCGCTACCTGCCTGCCGCGCCGGTCGGGATGCCGCCGGTGAACCGGGCCCTCTATCTCATCGGCTACACCGCTCCCATCAGCTCCGAGATGGAGGGGCTGCGGCTGATCGGGGCCAGGATCGGGCTGCCCAACACGGCCACGCGCGAGGAGGTGCTCGCCAGGCTGCGCGAGCGGGGCGACCGGGACATCCTCGGCTTCCTGGGCGGTTGA
- the cysS gene encoding cysteine--tRNA ligase, protein MLRIYDTRARQVEEIAAGRALRMYTCGPTVYRHAHVGNLRTYVLSDLIRRVLERRRVRVLACQNITDVGHLTDSGADKVLEQAQAEQRSVRELARFYEDAFKDDTAALNIRPPEHMPRATETIDAMIELIAKLIEQGHAYVVPDGSVFFDVRTFPTYGDISGNRLDAVKPAHRIDTVDPRKRFHADWALWKPFSGELTWDSPWGRGFPGWHVECSAMSLRFLGPRFEVHVGGIDLRFPHHEDERAQSDSAAGHEVVRHWVHGEHLLFDGRKMAKSTGNVVLLSDVVADGLDPLAVRMAFLEHRYRQQMNLTWDTLRAADRTVRRWRARVAEWSESPSAPMASEYAQRVESAFDDDLDTPSALRILRELERDPSVAPGAKFETFLHIDQVLGLDLSTEIGKARVLPPGAGELLEARARARTAGDWGESDRLRDLLAEMGVRVSDTSEGQTWS, encoded by the coding sequence ATGCTCCGGATCTACGACACTCGCGCCAGGCAGGTCGAGGAGATCGCCGCGGGGCGGGCGTTGCGCATGTACACGTGCGGTCCGACGGTCTACCGTCACGCCCACGTCGGCAACCTCCGTACGTACGTGCTGTCCGACCTGATCAGGCGGGTGCTCGAACGGCGGCGGGTGCGCGTGCTGGCCTGCCAGAACATCACCGACGTCGGCCACCTGACCGACTCGGGCGCCGACAAGGTCCTGGAGCAGGCGCAGGCCGAGCAGCGCTCGGTGCGCGAGCTGGCCCGCTTCTACGAGGACGCCTTCAAGGACGACACCGCGGCGCTCAACATCCGGCCGCCGGAGCACATGCCGCGGGCGACCGAGACCATCGACGCGATGATCGAGTTGATCGCCAAGCTGATCGAGCAGGGTCACGCGTACGTGGTGCCGGACGGGTCGGTGTTCTTCGACGTACGAACTTTCCCCACTTACGGCGATATTTCGGGAAATCGTCTGGATGCGGTGAAGCCTGCCCACCGCATCGACACCGTCGACCCCCGCAAGCGCTTCCACGCCGACTGGGCGCTGTGGAAGCCGTTCTCCGGGGAGCTGACCTGGGATTCGCCGTGGGGCCGCGGCTTCCCCGGGTGGCACGTGGAGTGCTCGGCCATGTCCCTGCGCTTCCTCGGCCCGCGCTTCGAGGTCCATGTGGGCGGCATCGACCTGCGTTTCCCGCACCATGAGGACGAGCGGGCCCAGTCCGACTCCGCGGCCGGGCACGAGGTCGTCCGGCACTGGGTGCACGGGGAGCACCTGCTGTTCGACGGGCGCAAGATGGCGAAGTCCACCGGGAACGTGGTGCTGCTGTCGGACGTGGTCGCGGACGGCCTCGACCCGCTCGCGGTGCGGATGGCGTTCCTTGAGCATCGCTATCGGCAGCAGATGAACCTGACGTGGGACACGTTGCGGGCCGCGGACCGTACGGTGCGGCGGTGGCGCGCACGGGTCGCCGAGTGGTCGGAGTCGCCCAGCGCGCCGATGGCCTCCGAGTACGCGCAGCGGGTCGAGTCGGCCTTCGACGACGACCTGGACACGCCGTCCGCGCTGCGGATCCTCCGGGAGCTGGAGCGTGACCCGTCGGTGGCGCCCGGGGCCAAGTTCGAGACGTTCCTGCACATCGATCAGGTGCTGGGGCTGGATCTCTCCACGGAGATCGGCAAGGCGCGAGTGCTGCCTCCTGGGGCCGGGGAGCTGCTGGAGGCCCGTGCCCGGGCGCGGACGGCCGGCGACTGGGGCGAGTCCGATCGGCTGCGGGACCTGCTGGCGGAGATGGGGGTCCGCGTCTCGGACACCTCCGAGGGCCAGACCTGGTCATGA